DNA from Halorarum salinum:
CGGTGCTCGACGACGAGACCGACGCGCGGGCACAGGCGATGGAGGTCGACGGATCGCCCGAGGTGACCTACGACGACATCGGCGGCATCGACGACCAGGTGCGCGAGGTGCGCGAGGCCGTCGAGGCGCCGCTCGTGAACGCGGAACAGTTCGAGACGGTCGGCGTCGAACCGCCGAGCGGGGTGCTGCTGCACGGCCCGCCCGGCACGGGGAAGACGATGCTTGCGAAGGCGGTCGCCAACGAGACGGACGCCACGTTCATCAAGATGGCCGGCTCCGAACTCGTCCGGAAGTTCATCGGCGAGGGCGCGCGACTGGTCCGGGACCTGTTCGAACTCGCCTCCGAGCGGGAACCGGCCGTCATCTTCGTCGACGAGATCGACGCCGTCGCGGCCAAGCGGACGGACTCGAAGACGTCCGGGGACGCCGAGGTCCAGCGGACGATGATGCAGTTGCTCTCGGAGATGGACGGCTTCGACGAGCGCGGCGAGATCCGCATCATCGCCGCCACGAACCGCTTCGACATGCTCGACGAGGCGATCCTCCGGCCGGGCCGGTTCGACCGGCTCATCGAGGTGCCAAAGCCCGAGGCGGAGGGCCGCGAACGCGTCCTCGACATCCACACCGCCGACATGAGCGTCGCCGACGACGTGGACTTCCGCGACCTGGCGGCCGAACTGGACGACTACTCGGGCGCCGACATCGCGGCGCTGTGTACCGAGGCGGGGATGTTCGCCATCCGCGAGGACCGGACGACGGTGACCCGCGAGGACTTCGAGAGCGCCCGCGAGAAGGTCGAGGCGGGCGACGAGGGCACGATCACCCACGACGGCTTCGGCGCGTACCAGTACTGAAGGAGGCTTCTCTCCGAAGCCCGGTTTTTCGGCGTCAGACCCAAACAGCCGCGGTGGCGCGTGCCGACTGGCCTCCGTGCCAGCCGGACGCGCGCGAGGGATGAGCGAACTGGCGCGCCCTCGTGGCGCGCCGGACGAGAGCGAATCGGCTGGGGAGGCGCGTGGCGTATCACGCTCGGCAGTAGTGATCCACCACTCGACCTCCGCGCAGACGATGGCGGCTCGAACACGCAAGCCTCGCTTTCGACACCCCTTTTCGCCCGGCCCGCCGCGTACCGACATGGACATCCACGTCGCCGCCGGGACGGCCCGCGCCCCCACCGCGATGGCGGCCTACGACGCCGCGCTCGCGGACGCGAACCTCCACAACTACAACCTCGTGCCGGTGTCCTCGGTCGTCCCCGCGGACGCCGAGGTGCGCTCGGTCGAGCGCGCCCCCGACCTCGGCCCGGCCGGCAACCGCCTGACGGTCGTGCAGGCGCACGGAACCGCATCGCCCGCCGACGCCCGCGAGACCGAGCGGGTCGTCGCCGGCCTCGGCTGGGCGACCGGGCCGGGTCCGGGGCTGTTCTACGAGGCCGACGGCACGGACGTCGACTCCGTCGAGCGGACGATCGGGGAGGGCCTCGCGACCGGGGCCGACCTCCGCGACTGGACGTTCGACGGGGAGGAGGTCCGCCTCGCGAGCGCCGCGACCAGCGAGGACGCCTACACCGCGGCGGTCGTCGTCGCGGCCTACGGGGAGAGCGAACCGATCGCGTGATCTCTCGGTGATTCCGGGACTTTCGAGCGAGATACGGCGGGGAAACGTGGGATAACGAACTCGAAAGCCCCCGCGGGTGTCGGCTCGCGCGATACGGAAGACGGTCCTGCTCGCTCACTTTGCTCGCTGCGCTCGTCGGCTGCGACTTCCGATGTCGCCCTCACTGCGTTCGCGCGACCCTCGCTGCGCGCTTCGCGCTCCCTTCGGTCGCGCTCCAGTGCTTGCGTCGTCGGGGTTCGCCGAGAGCCACGGCCCCTTTCAGTCCCACACACCGCCGCCTCGCCCTCCCCAGCCTCCCGCGCTCCTCGCGTTCGCTCCCTCCGGTCGCTCACGCTGCGGTGTCCGCGGGCGACCCGCAAGTCGCCCGCGGGCTAGCGAGACCTTCGGTCTCGCCGTGCTCGTCCCTCGCGCGCGTCTACTCGCCCCGCGAGGGGGCTCGCGTCGCGCGCGCCGGCCGGTTGGCCCTCTCGAAGCACGTCCGCCGGAACACCGTCTTCGCCACCGCCGACGCCTTTATCCCGGCCAACCGCCTATCCCGGGCACATCTTCAATGAACGGCAACAACCCGTACGCCGGTGCGCCGGGCGTCGTCGACGCCGGGCGGCCGGCGGAGGTGGACCTCAGCGCCGAGCAGAAGGACGCGCTCCGGCGCGCGGTCGCCGGAATCGTCTCCCGCACAGAGTCGTACCTGCCGGACGGCTACGCGGTCGGCTCCGAACTCTCCTACGGCGCCGAGGGCCCGCAGGCGACCGTCGCCGTGCGCCCGCCCGTCGGCCATCCCGTCAGCGCCGGGTTCACGCCGGATCTCGAGGAGCTGGAGGCGGGACTCGACCAGACGGACCGCGACGAGGTCGCGCGCGGGCTCGCCGCCAGCGCGGCCGCGCAGGTGATGAACGCCGTCGGCGACGACCTCGAACCGACGGCCCGCTGATCTCCGGCTAGTTCTCCGGCCGCGACCGCGGCCCGCCCGGCACTGCGACGAACAGCGCGTAGCCGACCAGCGACGCCGCGAGCGCCGACCCGATCGCCGCGCCGACGGCGAGCGGAACCGCGCCCGTCGTTCCGAGGAGCAGCCCCGACAGCACCAGCAACGGGATCCCGGCCAGCAGGAGGTCGTATCGCGTCGGCGATTCCGGAACGATGCCGATCTCGGCGCTCCCAGGGTCACGTACGCTCATCGTCGCTCACCGTGGTGAACTGACGGCGAGGCACCACAAATATCTTTCCGAAACCCGGGTACGGGAGTCCGAATCGGAGCCGCTACTTCCCCCAGAACGGGTCGGACTTCCGGCGCGTGTTGAGGTAGGCGTTCAGCGTCTCCAGTTCGTCGGCCGGGATGTCCTCGGAGAGCTCGTGTTCGAGGATCTTCGCGTGCTTCTCGGGGAGTTCGATCCACAGCTCGTCGCCCTCCTCGATCTGCCGGCCGACCGTCGGCCCGTCGATGGCGACTGAGACGCGCTCGCCGGCTCGGGCCTCGTCCACGTCGTCGCCCTGGTGCTGGATGCCCGAGAGCTGCCCGACGCGCGTGGGCTCGTTCCCGTCGAACTTCGCGACGTTCCGGTTGTTCTGGAGCGTCCCCGAGACGACCTCGACGCCGACGACGGCGGGGTCGTTCTGCCGGAACGTGTGGTCCTGCAGGATGCGGAACCGCGCCGGGCGGACGATGCGGTCGAGCACCGTCTCCTGCTGGGCCCGCTCCAGTTCCGCGACGTGCTCCTCGTACTCCTCGACGAGCTGATAGATGACGTCGTCCGAGAACAGGCGGACCTCGCTGCTCTCCAGTTCGCGCTCGGCGTTCGAGAGGGTGTCCACGTTGAACCCGAGGATCACCCGGTACTTCTCCTCGTTGGCGGTCTCGGCGACCGCGACGTCCCGGGGCGCGACGTCGCCGACCTCCGCGCGGAGGATCGGGATCTCGGCCTCCGCCAGCGCGTTCGCCATCGCCTCGAGGCTCCCGAGCGTGTCGGCCTTGACGACGACGCCGTCCTCGGCGGTCTCGACCTCGATCTCGGCCAGTTCCTCGCGCACCTCCGCGACGACCTCGTCGACGTCGCGGTCGCGGACGACCCGGACCGGGGCGCCGGCCATCGCCTCGTCGAGGTCCGGCGCGGCGATCTTCACGCCGGCCGCTGCCGCGACCTCCTCGACCGTCTCGAAGCGCTTCTCGGCGCGGATCTCGGCGTTCGGGCGCGGCTGGAGGAGCGCGCGGACCTCCGTGACGATCGGCTCGTTCTGGCCGCCGACGACGATCGTCTCGCCGATCCGGATGACGCCGTCGTACAGCACGACGTCGAGCGTCGCGCCGAAGCCGCGCTCCTCCTTCACCTCGAGGACGGTCCCCTTGCCGGGCCCCGTCGCGTCCACGGCCATCTCCCCTTTCAGGTAGCGCTGTGAGAGGCCCATGAGCACGGTCAGGAGGTCGGGGACGCCCTCGCCGGTCATCGCCGACAGCGGGACGACGCCGACGTTCTTCTGGAAGTCCTGCACCCGCCAGTAGAAGTCCGCGGAGAAGCCCGCGTCCGAGAGGTCGCCGACGAGTTCGTAGAGGTTCTCGTTCAGCCGCGACTCGGCGCGGTCGGACTGGGCCTCGAGCGACTGCTGGATGGGGACGTCCTCCTGGGGGTTCCATCCGGGCGTCGTGTCGATCTTGTTCGCGGCGACGACGAACGGCGTGCCCGTCCGCCGGAGGATGTCGATCGCCTCCTCGGTCTGGGGCTGGAAGCCGTCGTTCACGTCGACGACGAGGACGGCGATGTCGGCGAGCGCGCCGCCCCGCGCGCGAAGCGTCGAGAACGAGTGGTGCCCCGGCGTGTCGATGAACAGCAGGCCGGGGAGGTCGAAGTCCGAGGGGTCGACGAGCGCGCCGGCCATCTCCGAGACGGTCTCCAGCGGCACGGCCGTCGCGCCGATGTGCTGGGTGATGGCGCCCGCCTCCCCCTCCTGGACGGCGGAGCCGCGGATGCGGTCGAGCAGCGTCGTCTTCCCGTGGTCGACGTGGCCCAGCACGGCCACGATGGGCGTGCGGAGTGCGTCTCCGTCCGTGTTCGCGTCGGCGTTGGTGTCTGACATGGCGGAATCCCCGAAGAACGGTCGTTGGTCGAACCTGTCCCGGCGTGGTCGTAAGGGCTTCGAATCGGCGGGACGCGACCGCTCGCCGGCGCGAGCGGCGCTCCCCCGGCGGTGGCTCCCTCAGACCGCCGGTGGGGGCCGGCAGCGTGTTCTCCGATTCGCGCCGCAGTCCGGCGATTTCACCCGCCGTCGGCGGTCGCTTGCGTCGTCGGGTTCCGCCCTCGTCCCCGTCGCCGACCTTCGTCGGTCCCCCGTCAGACGCCGTCGTGGCGTTTATACTGGTTCACCCAGATGGGCGAGGTATGGCAGACATCCTCGCCGAGAACCTCTCGGGCAAGGCCGTCATGGGCTCGGACGGGACCGAATTCGGCATGCTGTACAACATCACGATGGACCTGAAGACGGGGTCGCTCTCGGACCTGCTGGTCACCCCCAACGAGGACCTTCCCCCGGGGCGCATCCCGTTCGACCGGGACGAGGCGGGTCGCATCCACGTCCCCGTCGGGGCGGTCCAGGCGGTGAAAGACTACATCGTCGTGAACACGTCGTAGGATGCGAGTACTGGACTCCTCGGCGTTCATCCACGAGTACCACACCGACGAGCCGACGGCGTCGATCCCGATGGTCCAGGAGGAGCTGGAGGGCGAGCACGCCTTCCGGTTCGACGCGATGGAGGGCGCCGGGATGCACATCCACGTTCCCGACGCCCAGACGGTCGATCAGGTCCGTCGCGCCTCGGGCGAGACGGGCGACGCGGGGGAGCTCTCGGAGACCGACACGCGCCTGCTCGCGGCCGCGTTCGAACTCGACGCGACGCTCGTCACCGACGACTACGCCATGCAGAACGTCGCCGACAAGCTCGGGGTGGACGTCGAGGTCATCGCCCGCGAGGGGATCTCGGAGCGGCGCGACTGGACGTTCCAGTGTGCCGGCTGCGGCCGCGAGTTCGACGAGGACCAGGAGCGGTGCCCGGTGTGCGGGAGCGACCTCTCCCGGAAGAACCCCGCCTGACCCTCCGAATCGAACCGCAGTCGGGCGATCTCGGTCGCCGCCGCGCGTCCGGCCGAAACCTCCGTGCGACCGACCTCATCAGACGAACCCGGTCGCGTCGGCGTACTGCACGAGGTACAGCACCGCGTTGTACAGGCCGTGGGTCACCGCCGGCACCGTCAGGTTCCCCGTGGCCTCGTAGAGGTAGCCGAGCGGGAGCGCGAGCAGCGTGGCGACGAGCACGTAGGCCGTCTGTTCCACGATCGTTCCCGTGCCGGCGACGAAGTGGAGCGACCCGAACAGGAACGCGGCGAGGCCGATGGCCGGCGGCGCCGACAGCGCCTTCCGGAGCTCCCCCTGGACGACGCCGCGGAACACCAGTTCCTCGGCGGGGCCGACGAGGAGGATCGACACGGCGACCATGTAGAGGAAGTAGCGCGGCGCGTCCTGTCCGGGCGTGAGCGCCCGGTTCGTCGCGACCCCGATCCCGACCGCCTGGAGGACGAGCACGAGGGCGAACTGGGCGAGGACCAGTCCGCCTGCGGCCACGGGAACGAGGCCGGCCTCGTGCCGGGTCGGCCGACGGAGGGACACGAGGTCGCGGTCGTTCGCGTAGGCGAGGAAGACGACCATCGCGAGCGCGAAGCCGACGAACTGGCCGGCGCTCCGGACCGCCACGAACTCGGGCGACTCCGGCGCGACGCCGAGCGCCAGCCCCAGGCGCCCGGCCCACGGGGCGAGCGCGGCGCCGGCGACGAGCGCCGCGACCACCGCCAGGAGCGACTGCCCGAGTCGGAGCGCGACGCTGTCGTCGGGTCGGGTCCCGCCCCGGAACCCGTCCTCGACGCCGTCGCCGCGTTCGACGGCGACGGTCCCGCCCTCGCTCCCGCGGTCATCGTCCCCGACGTCGCCGCCATCCCCGACGCCGCCGTCGTCCCTAACGTCGTCACCGTCCCCGACGTCGCCGCCGTCGTCCGCCCCACCCATCACTCGACCTCCAGCCGGCGCTTCCCCCTGACCGCCTCGGCCTCCTCGAACTCGCCGCCCCCGAGCAGCCCTCGGGCGGCCTTCTTCCCCCACTCGACCGCGGGCTGTGTGAACGTCGAGACGTCCGCCAGTTCGCCGTACACCACGCAGGCGGCCTCCATCGCGTACAGCAACTCCCCCAGCCCGCGCTCGTCCACGCGGTCGATCTCCAGGCGGACGTTCTCCCGGCCGGCGGCCGCGAGGCTCGCCTCGGTCGCGCGGAACTCCGCGTCGAGCAGGTCGCCGAGCGTCGAGCCGCCGAGGTACTCGAGCCCGGACAGGTCCGTCTCCGGGATGCCGGTGTCGGGCGATTCCAGCGGTCGGACGAGCGTGACGAGCTTGTCCGCGGGTCCGGCGCGGTAGAGCTGGAGCTGGGAGTGCTGGTCGGTCGCGCCGAGCGCCCGCGCGGGGGTCTGCCCGCGACCGTCCTTCCCGAGCGACTCGGCCCACAGCTGGGCGTACCACTCGGCGAACCGCTCCAGCGACTCGGCGTACGGCATCATCGCGTTCACGGCCGCGCCGCGCTCGCCGAGCGCGTACGAGACCGCGCCGTAGGCGTACCCCGGGGAGTCGTACAGCGACCCGGAGAGCTTCCCTGCCTCGCTCGCGGCACCCGCGAGCAGTTCGTCCAGGTCGTGGCCCGCGACCGCGGCGGCGAACAGCCCGACCGTCGAGAGCGCCGAGAACCGGCCCGGGACCCCGTCCGGCACGTCGAGCGCGGGCAGGTCGTGCGTCTCGGCCATCGAGCGGAGGTTCCCCTCCGGGCCGGTGGTGACGACGGTTCGCTCGGTCCAGTCGACGCCGGCCGACTCCATCGCCTCGCGGACGACGAGGAAGTTCGCCAGCGTCTCGGCGGTCGTGCCCGAGCGGGAGACGACGTTGACGACAGTCTCCGAGAGGTCGAGGTCGGCGACGAGGTCGCGGACCCACGCCGGGTCGACGTTGTCGAGGTAGCGGGCGTCCACCGGGGAGTCGAGCGCGTCGGTGACGGTTGCCGCGCCCAGGGCGCTCCCGCCGATGCCCACGGTGAGCACCGTCTCCGGGTCGAAGCCGGCGGCCGCGCGGCGGATCGGCTCGGGGTCGCACGTCTCGGGCAGGCTCAGCGCGGCGTAGCCGTGCTCCGATTCCCGACGCCCGCCGGCGATCCGCTCGTGGGCGTCGGCGACGCGCTCGTCGAGGTCGTCGAGGGCCGCGCGGTCGAGGCCGAGGGCGCCGTCCAGCGCGTTCCCGATGTCCGCCTTCATGCTCGTGTTGCCGTGCCGGGGGCCGAAAACGGTTACTGCCTGATTCTGGGTGTTCGGCTTCGCGACTAGTGCTGTCCTCGCAGCACAGTTCCCGAAAGCCCCCGCGGCTGTCGGCTCGTCGGTTGGTCCGGTCGTCGCGGCACGGTCCTCGAAAGTCCCCGCGGCCCCTTTCAGTCCCACCCGACCGCACAGCGCCTCACCCTCCCCAGCCTCCTGCGCTCCTCGGTTCACTCGCTCCGCTCGTTCACCTGCGGTGCTCGTCCCTCGCACGAGCGGCCGCGCTCCGCTTGGCCGCCGCGCGCCGCGTGGACCGGTCAGTGCGGTGGCGCGTGCCGGCGGGCCTCCGGTCACGCGAGCGAGCCTGCGAGCGAGGGTGACCTCACGGGACCGCAGGTCCCGGGTAGTGCCCGCCGGACGCGCGCGAGGGATGAGACGCGCAGCGACCGCAGGGAGCGAGCATCGCAATCGGCTGGGGAGGCCGAGAGCCGCGGGGGCTTTCCGGGACTTCTCCACGATTACCGAACCGGCCCCCCGGCCGACGGCTGCGGGGGCTTTCGCGGTCGTCACTGCGGTATGCGCTGCACCAACCGTTCCAAACGACCCGACGACGGATGACGGGGCCCTTAACAGCCGCCGCCCCCAATCCGCGACAATGGCACCGGAGGCGGGTACCGGAGATACCCCGAAAAAACGGGACGAGCACACGTACCGGGGCGTGTTCGGCGCGTTCCCGTACGCCTTCCGCGCGAGCGACTCCTGGCTGTTCCGGAGCTACGTCGTCGTCGGCGGGGTCGCGGCGCTCCTGCTCACGGTCATCTTCGCGCTCGCGCTGGTCCGCCTGTTCGGGGCGACCGCCCGGGCCCGCTTCTCGGTCGTCCGGGCGTTCTTCTTCCTCGTCGGCCTCGCGGCCGTCGCGCCGACCGTCGCGCCGGTGCTGCTCGTCGCCCGGACGCGCCGTCGCGAGGTTCCTCGACGGCCGGGCTACGAGGCGGGACTCGCGCTCGCGGGCTACCTCTTTCTCGCCTCGCTGTACCTCGGGCTGGTCGCGGCGATGCCCGAGACGTTCGTCCTCGACGGCGAGACGGTCATCAGACCCCCGCCCTCCGGCCCCCTCGCGCCGGCGGTGGCGTTCCTCTACGCGCTCCCGCAGGCCGTCGGGGCGTCGATCCCGGCGCTCGGCGCCGCGCTCGTCGCGCTCGCCCACTGGCTCCGTCGGTGAGGGTGGCGCCGCCGACCGAGCGGCCCCCCTCGTCCCCACCTGCCCCCGCAGCACCCCGCGAGGCGGGCCGACCGGCGCGCCCGGACGGGAGCGAAACCCCGAAACCCT
Protein-coding regions in this window:
- the pan2 gene encoding proteasome-activating nucleotidase Pan2: MSRSPSLPDRPRLDLDPDMSEAERLEALRQHFERLVQVNEELDDRLESAESRGDDLQGEVDELKRRNEALKTSSLYVATVEELTDDGAVIKQHGNNQEVLTEVSSRLEDDLEPGDRVAINDSFSVQTVLDDETDARAQAMEVDGSPEVTYDDIGGIDDQVREVREAVEAPLVNAEQFETVGVEPPSGVLLHGPPGTGKTMLAKAVANETDATFIKMAGSELVRKFIGEGARLVRDLFELASEREPAVIFVDEIDAVAAKRTDSKTSGDAEVQRTMMQLLSEMDGFDERGEIRIIAATNRFDMLDEAILRPGRFDRLIEVPKPEAEGRERVLDIHTADMSVADDVDFRDLAAELDDYSGADIAALCTEAGMFAIREDRTTVTREDFESAREKVEAGDEGTITHDGFGAYQY
- a CDS encoding NOB1 family endonuclease: MRVLDSSAFIHEYHTDEPTASIPMVQEELEGEHAFRFDAMEGAGMHIHVPDAQTVDQVRRASGETGDAGELSETDTRLLAAAFELDATLVTDDYAMQNVADKLGVDVEVIAREGISERRDWTFQCAGCGREFDEDQERCPVCGSDLSRKNPA
- a CDS encoding CPBP family intramembrane glutamic endopeptidase; amino-acid sequence: MGGADDGGDVGDGDDVRDDGGVGDGGDVGDDDRGSEGGTVAVERGDGVEDGFRGGTRPDDSVALRLGQSLLAVVAALVAGAALAPWAGRLGLALGVAPESPEFVAVRSAGQFVGFALAMVVFLAYANDRDLVSLRRPTRHEAGLVPVAAGGLVLAQFALVLVLQAVGIGVATNRALTPGQDAPRYFLYMVAVSILLVGPAEELVFRGVVQGELRKALSAPPAIGLAAFLFGSLHFVAGTGTIVEQTAYVLVATLLALPLGYLYEATGNLTVPAVTHGLYNAVLYLVQYADATGFV
- the infB gene encoding translation initiation factor IF-2; translated protein: MSDTNADANTDGDALRTPIVAVLGHVDHGKTTLLDRIRGSAVQEGEAGAITQHIGATAVPLETVSEMAGALVDPSDFDLPGLLFIDTPGHHSFSTLRARGGALADIAVLVVDVNDGFQPQTEEAIDILRRTGTPFVVAANKIDTTPGWNPQEDVPIQQSLEAQSDRAESRLNENLYELVGDLSDAGFSADFYWRVQDFQKNVGVVPLSAMTGEGVPDLLTVLMGLSQRYLKGEMAVDATGPGKGTVLEVKEERGFGATLDVVLYDGVIRIGETIVVGGQNEPIVTEVRALLQPRPNAEIRAEKRFETVEEVAAAAGVKIAAPDLDEAMAGAPVRVVRDRDVDEVVAEVREELAEIEVETAEDGVVVKADTLGSLEAMANALAEAEIPILRAEVGDVAPRDVAVAETANEEKYRVILGFNVDTLSNAERELESSEVRLFSDDVIYQLVEEYEEHVAELERAQQETVLDRIVRPARFRILQDHTFRQNDPAVVGVEVVSGTLQNNRNVAKFDGNEPTRVGQLSGIQHQGDDVDEARAGERVSVAIDGPTVGRQIEEGDELWIELPEKHAKILEHELSEDIPADELETLNAYLNTRRKSDPFWGK
- a CDS encoding PRC-barrel domain-containing protein — translated: MADILAENLSGKAVMGSDGTEFGMLYNITMDLKTGSLSDLLVTPNEDLPPGRIPFDRDEAGRIHVPVGAVQAVKDYIVVNTS
- a CDS encoding DUF5811 family protein gives rise to the protein MNGNNPYAGAPGVVDAGRPAEVDLSAEQKDALRRAVAGIVSRTESYLPDGYAVGSELSYGAEGPQATVAVRPPVGHPVSAGFTPDLEELEAGLDQTDRDEVARGLAASAAAQVMNAVGDDLEPTAR
- a CDS encoding glucose-6-phosphate isomerase, whose translation is MKADIGNALDGALGLDRAALDDLDERVADAHERIAGGRRESEHGYAALSLPETCDPEPIRRAAAGFDPETVLTVGIGGSALGAATVTDALDSPVDARYLDNVDPAWVRDLVADLDLSETVVNVVSRSGTTAETLANFLVVREAMESAGVDWTERTVVTTGPEGNLRSMAETHDLPALDVPDGVPGRFSALSTVGLFAAAVAGHDLDELLAGAASEAGKLSGSLYDSPGYAYGAVSYALGERGAAVNAMMPYAESLERFAEWYAQLWAESLGKDGRGQTPARALGATDQHSQLQLYRAGPADKLVTLVRPLESPDTGIPETDLSGLEYLGGSTLGDLLDAEFRATEASLAAAGRENVRLEIDRVDERGLGELLYAMEAACVVYGELADVSTFTQPAVEWGKKAARGLLGGGEFEEAEAVRGKRRLEVE
- a CDS encoding pyruvoyl-dependent arginine decarboxylase, translating into MDIHVAAGTARAPTAMAAYDAALADANLHNYNLVPVSSVVPADAEVRSVERAPDLGPAGNRLTVVQAHGTASPADARETERVVAGLGWATGPGPGLFYEADGTDVDSVERTIGEGLATGADLRDWTFDGEEVRLASAATSEDAYTAAVVVAAYGESEPIA